A part of Campylobacter concisus genomic DNA contains:
- a CDS encoding class II aldolase and adducin N-terminal domain-containing protein — MELEHSINEIKTISLSMFRKNFFGVFHGSISARVEKNQFIINKQNAIFDNLKDDDLTLLSSKKDYRWNEASLDADIHLNIYKNINEARFVCYAMPPYATAYAMKHEKIVPKDYFGYMRFDKISVYDPKQYDDWYERAETEIYRYMVEKNTNIIVIKGYGIYAYSRSPQLLAKEIALLENSCKLLHLTSGYSDYSI; from the coding sequence ATGGAGCTAGAACACTCAATAAATGAGATAAAAACGATATCACTTTCTATGTTTAGAAAGAATTTTTTTGGCGTCTTTCACGGCTCGATTTCGGCAAGAGTCGAAAAAAATCAATTTATAATCAATAAACAAAATGCCATTTTTGATAATTTAAAAGATGATGACTTGACGCTTCTTTCATCAAAAAAAGACTATCGTTGGAATGAAGCTAGTCTTGATGCTGATATACACTTAAATATTTATAAAAATATAAATGAGGCAAGATTTGTTTGCTACGCGATGCCACCATACGCAACTGCCTACGCAATGAAACATGAAAAAATAGTACCGAAAGATTATTTTGGATATATGAGATTTGATAAAATTTCTGTTTATGATCCAAAACAATATGATGACTGGTATGAACGTGCAGAAACTGAAATTTATAGATATATGGTTGAAAAAAATACAAACATTATTGTCATTAAAGGATATGGCATTTACGCATACAGTAGAAGCCCTCAGCTTCTTGCAAAAGAGATAGCTTTGCTAGAAAATAGCTGCAAATTGCTTCATTTAACTAGTGGTTATAGCGATTATAGTATTTAA
- the rsmH gene encoding 16S rRNA (cytosine(1402)-N(4))-methyltransferase RsmH — MQSPHISVLLDEVLSFFKNLNGNFIDCTLGYAGHSSAILSQNENLNLIACDRDNEAINFSLKKLEPFGSRVKIYKSNFSELTSKLSQEEILNVRGILADIGVSSLQIDKDDRGFSLGSSTLDMRMDKERNFSAFDVVNDYSFDELVRIFRDYGEIKNAAGIANKIINARNLGKITSAKELANLIGTAQIKGRGVSPAILAFQAIRIDVNGELDELTNLLDSIEKCGFKDCLVAIITFHSLEDRIVKERFKKWANSCICLPGVYRCECGNNHELGEILTKKPLTASQNELKINSRSKSAKLRVFKIKG, encoded by the coding sequence TTGCAAAGTCCACATATCAGTGTTTTACTTGATGAAGTTCTATCTTTTTTTAAAAATTTAAATGGAAATTTTATAGATTGCACGCTTGGATATGCCGGACATTCTAGTGCCATTTTATCTCAAAATGAAAATTTAAATTTAATTGCCTGTGATAGAGATAACGAAGCTATAAATTTTTCACTAAAAAAACTTGAGCCATTTGGCAGTAGGGTTAAAATTTATAAAAGTAACTTCTCTGAATTGACTAGCAAACTAAGTCAAGAAGAAATTTTAAATGTTAGAGGAATTTTGGCTGACATTGGTGTTAGCTCGCTTCAGATAGATAAAGATGATAGGGGCTTTAGTCTTGGCTCAAGCACGCTTGATATGCGCATGGACAAAGAGCGAAATTTTAGCGCATTTGACGTTGTAAATGATTACTCTTTTGATGAGTTGGTTAGAATTTTTAGAGATTATGGCGAGATAAAAAATGCTGCCGGGATTGCGAACAAGATTATAAATGCTAGAAATTTAGGCAAGATAACGAGTGCAAAAGAGCTTGCAAATTTAATAGGTACAGCCCAGATAAAAGGGCGCGGAGTTAGCCCTGCAATACTTGCCTTTCAAGCCATCAGGATAGATGTAAATGGAGAGCTAGATGAGCTAACAAATTTACTTGATAGTATAGAAAAATGTGGGTTTAAAGATTGTCTTGTGGCGATTATTACATTTCACTCGCTTGAAGATAGGATCGTAAAAGAGCGCTTTAAAAAATGGGCTAATAGCTGTATCTGCCTACCTGGTGTTTATAGATGTGAGTGCGGAAATAACCACGAATTAGGCGAAATTTTGACAAAAAAGCCACTAACAGCAAGCCAAAATGAGCTAAAGATAAACTCACGAAGCAAGAGCGCAAAACTGCGGGTTTTTAAGATAAAGGGATAA
- a CDS encoding bifunctional C40 family peptidase/M15 family metallopeptidase, translating into MKKGIFLAFSVALFLGCSQTQPKPSVQNSLPDENVYKPNERISLLDFEMKQDASSLPQNMQSASFDQEEILKRRFKVFTLRGVKFNPNDVFWAFNIYKPSEKRKYFGSNFREIPQSWFDAQKDNANFSALSSISAYALTSANTALRNFPTDEPIFLNPQTPGEGYPFDYLQESTLSIAHPLFVSHLSKDRAWAFVSDDAVWGWVKVEDIKFISDDEANAYQKSSFVTIKTDKMPVYDKAGNFLFYSRVGAILPVLAQDSKNYYGKIYVRNLLREFVLPKSVGALFPLKFNDSNLKTLISSLLTQPYGWGGVDKLRDCSLFTKDLLASFGVWLPRNSRAQANMGQKFDLKGLSNAAKTKEIKEKGVPYLTLVHLPGHIMLYAGYKGDDIYVVHDAWGLKTENNGRALIGATAVTTLNIGQNRSDIQNSNLLISKVDSINVIKPENVISDKARKISALQRAYGVKVEDNLVKFGDGTIFVYDDFKQKDDECSIGADIEDMNALDYAAFSPLSTALSDAGRCRNYEFLGKIYGSSESEVKANLVDVVWLKDSLALKLPFNSKNGAATALQDVSNELNDMVKSDASLLEYLKNPGGTFKWRVIAGTNRLSPHSYGIAIDINVKKSHYWQWSNGYQNLIPEKIVRVFEKHKFIWGGRWKHFDTMHFEYRPEMFE; encoded by the coding sequence TTGAAAAAGGGTATATTTTTAGCATTTAGTGTTGCTTTGTTTTTGGGATGTTCGCAGACCCAGCCAAAGCCAAGTGTGCAAAATTCTTTACCAGATGAAAATGTATATAAGCCAAATGAACGCATTAGTTTGCTTGATTTTGAAATGAAGCAGGATGCCTCGTCGCTACCGCAAAATATGCAAAGTGCAAGCTTTGACCAAGAAGAAATTTTAAAAAGAAGGTTTAAGGTTTTTACATTAAGGGGTGTAAAATTTAATCCAAACGATGTCTTTTGGGCATTTAATATATATAAGCCAAGCGAAAAGAGAAAGTATTTTGGCTCAAATTTTAGAGAGATCCCACAAAGCTGGTTTGACGCACAAAAGGACAATGCAAATTTCTCAGCTCTTTCAAGTATCTCTGCTTATGCTCTAACTTCGGCAAACACAGCTTTAAGAAATTTTCCAACCGATGAGCCGATATTTTTAAATCCGCAAACTCCAGGTGAGGGCTATCCGTTTGATTATCTGCAAGAATCAACCCTAAGCATCGCTCATCCACTTTTTGTGTCACATCTTTCTAAAGATAGGGCATGGGCATTTGTTAGCGATGATGCAGTTTGGGGCTGGGTAAAGGTCGAGGATATTAAATTTATAAGCGATGATGAGGCAAATGCCTATCAAAAGTCAAGTTTTGTGACTATAAAAACGGACAAGATGCCAGTTTATGACAAGGCCGGAAATTTCTTGTTTTATTCAAGAGTTGGAGCGATACTGCCTGTTTTGGCGCAGGATAGTAAAAACTACTACGGTAAAATTTATGTAAGAAATCTCTTGAGAGAATTTGTGTTGCCAAAGTCTGTTGGCGCTCTTTTTCCTCTTAAATTTAATGACTCAAATTTAAAAACACTTATTAGCTCCCTTCTTACTCAGCCCTATGGTTGGGGTGGGGTCGATAAGCTAAGAGATTGCTCGCTTTTTACTAAAGATTTGCTAGCAAGTTTTGGCGTGTGGTTGCCCAGAAACTCAAGAGCCCAAGCAAATATGGGACAAAAATTTGATCTAAAAGGACTTAGTAACGCCGCTAAGACAAAAGAGATAAAAGAGAAAGGTGTGCCATATCTCACACTCGTGCATCTGCCAGGGCATATCATGCTTTATGCCGGATACAAGGGCGATGATATATATGTAGTGCATGATGCTTGGGGACTAAAAACCGAAAACAACGGCAGAGCATTAATCGGTGCTACGGCAGTAACTACATTAAACATCGGACAAAACAGAAGCGATATACAAAACTCAAATTTGCTCATTTCAAAGGTCGATTCTATAAATGTGATAAAGCCAGAAAATGTAATAAGCGATAAAGCTAGAAAAATTTCAGCTTTACAAAGGGCTTATGGCGTTAAGGTTGAGGATAATTTGGTCAAATTTGGTGATGGAACAATATTTGTCTATGATGACTTTAAACAAAAAGATGATGAGTGTAGTATCGGTGCTGATATAGAGGATATGAATGCGCTTGATTACGCTGCATTTTCGCCACTTAGCACCGCACTAAGCGATGCTGGTAGATGTAGAAATTATGAATTTTTAGGCAAAATTTATGGCTCAAGCGAGAGCGAGGTAAAAGCAAATTTGGTAGATGTCGTTTGGCTAAAAGATAGCCTTGCACTAAAGTTGCCATTTAACTCTAAAAATGGAGCCGCAACTGCTTTACAAGACGTAAGTAATGAGCTAAATGATATGGTAAAAAGTGATGCGAGCTTGCTTGAGTATTTAAAAAATCCAGGTGGAACATTTAAGTGGCGAGTGATCGCTGGCACAAACCGCTTGAGTCCGCACAGCTACGGCATCGCGATCGATATAAATGTGAAAAAGAGCCACTACTGGCAGTGGAGTAATGGCTACCAAAACCTAATCCCTGAAAAGATAGTGCGTGTTTTTGAAAAACATAAATTTATCTGGGGTGGACGCTGGAAGCACTTTGATACGATGCATTTTGAGTATCGCCCAGAGATGTTTGAGTAG
- a CDS encoding D-amino acid aminotransferase, translating into MADQALQTVFLNGEFLQKDEAKVSAFDRGFIFGDGIYEVVPVINSKMVDKDGFWARFERSLNEIDINLPYEKEKFEAILNEIISKNALKEGGIYMQVTRGVAFRNFYFIEDLTPSVFIFCYESEILNNPAAKTGIKVVSVEDIRWKRRDIKSISLLAQCYAKNEAHKKGADEGFMVENGFVTEGCSSSAFIIKNKTLITKPLSNEILPGIRRMRLLRIAKDIGLNIEERKFSMDEVYNADEVFISAATLILLPVVYADGKAINGAKVGEISSKLREIYAGELLKEAGL; encoded by the coding sequence ATGGCAGATCAAGCTTTGCAAACCGTCTTTTTAAACGGAGAATTTTTGCAAAAAGATGAAGCAAAAGTTAGTGCTTTTGATAGAGGATTTATATTTGGTGATGGAATTTATGAGGTTGTGCCTGTGATAAATTCAAAAATGGTTGATAAAGATGGATTTTGGGCGAGATTTGAAAGAAGCTTAAATGAAATAGATATAAATTTGCCCTACGAAAAGGAAAAATTTGAGGCGATCTTAAACGAGATAATCTCCAAAAATGCCTTAAAAGAGGGCGGAATTTACATGCAAGTAACAAGAGGCGTGGCGTTTAGAAATTTCTATTTTATAGAAGATTTAACACCAAGTGTCTTTATTTTCTGTTACGAGAGTGAAATTTTAAACAATCCCGCTGCAAAAACTGGCATAAAAGTCGTGAGTGTCGAGGATATCAGGTGGAAAAGGCGTGACATCAAGTCTATCTCACTTCTGGCCCAGTGCTACGCTAAAAATGAAGCTCACAAAAAAGGCGCAGATGAGGGCTTTATGGTGGAAAATGGCTTTGTTACAGAGGGCTGTAGCTCAAGTGCTTTTATCATCAAGAATAAAACTCTAATCACAAAACCACTTTCAAATGAAATTTTGCCAGGAATTCGCCGTATGAGGCTTTTAAGGATCGCTAAAGATATTGGCCTTAATATAGAGGAGCGAAAATTTAGCATGGATGAAGTTTATAACGCTGATGAAGTCTTTATCTCGGCTGCGACGCTCATACTCTTACCAGTCGTTTATGCTGATGGCAAGGCGATAAATGGTGCAAAAGTGGGAGAAATTTCAAGCAAACTTCGTGAAATTTATGCTGGTGAACTTTTAAAAGAAGCCGGGCTTTGA
- a CDS encoding chemotaxis protein → MFDRLKDNIILEVIFKYIILLLLFICVIGLFMSGILFLNGEMSENSLNLHIFFGFSLVVLTIVHSYVKKKKLKKLSLEFKNILNHKPVQMDCNTTRFLNALNDVKVGELSKKFGSDIVEILRSNDIKVKSENETMKQICKNNDEKMFYIFVLIVEAIFKDKEKS, encoded by the coding sequence ATGTTTGATAGGCTAAAAGACAATATTATACTTGAGGTGATTTTTAAATATATCATCTTGTTGCTGCTTTTTATCTGTGTGATCGGTCTTTTTATGAGTGGCATTCTTTTCTTAAATGGGGAGATGAGTGAAAATTCACTCAATTTACACATTTTCTTTGGCTTTAGTTTGGTTGTTTTGACGATTGTTCATAGTTATGTTAAGAAGAAAAAGTTAAAGAAGCTAAGCCTTGAGTTTAAAAATATCTTAAATCACAAGCCAGTGCAGATGGACTGCAATACAACCAGGTTTTTAAATGCTCTAAATGATGTAAAAGTGGGTGAGCTTTCAAAGAAATTTGGCTCTGATATTGTAGAAATTTTAAGGTCAAATGACATAAAAGTAAAAAGCGAGAATGAGACTATGAAGCAAATTTGCAAAAACAACGATGAAAAGATGTTTTATATTTTTGTTTTGATTGTAGAAGCTATTTTTAAGGATAAGGAAAAAAGTTGA
- a CDS encoding DUF523 domain-containing protein → MREKILISACLVGINCKFNGENNLLNKDVLDEISKRFHLLFVCPEVYGGLSTPREPAEMKNGVVVCKFSGKDVSKNFKNGAEICLKIAKLNGCKKAILKSKSPSCGSGQIYDGSFSKRLILGDGITAKLLKENEILVYSEDEIVGLDV, encoded by the coding sequence TTGAGAGAAAAAATCTTAATAAGTGCTTGCCTAGTTGGCATAAACTGCAAATTTAACGGCGAAAATAATCTTTTAAATAAAGATGTTTTAGATGAAATTTCAAAGAGATTTCATCTGCTTTTTGTTTGTCCTGAAGTTTACGGTGGACTTAGCACGCCGAGGGAACCAGCTGAGATGAAAAATGGTGTGGTTGTTTGTAAATTTTCAGGCAAAGATGTGAGTAAAAATTTCAAAAATGGAGCAGAAATTTGCCTAAAGATAGCCAAACTAAATGGCTGCAAAAAGGCTATTTTAAAATCAAAAAGTCCAAGTTGTGGAAGTGGGCAAATTTATGACGGAAGTTTTAGTAAGAGGCTTATTTTAGGCGATGGCATCACAGCAAAACTACTAAAAGAAAATGAAATTTTAGTTTACAGCGAAGATGAGATAGTAGGGCTTGATGTTTGA